The Halarchaeum grantii genome contains a region encoding:
- the rimI gene encoding ribosomal protein S18-alanine N-acetyltransferase, translating to MTTAADRVEHAGIRQARRGDLLDVFRIEKESFAQPWPFSAFEQHLGDPGFLVAEERAGVAGFVVADTIPNHGRPLGHVKDIAVHPDARGQGIGRSLLSHALSVLNAQGVRSAKLEVRRSNEPAISLYRTFDFEYLRTLPRYYSDGEDAFVMIARL from the coding sequence GTGACGACGGCTGCCGACCGGGTCGAACACGCCGGCATCCGACAGGCGCGGCGTGGCGACCTCTTGGACGTCTTCCGCATCGAGAAGGAGTCGTTCGCGCAGCCGTGGCCCTTCTCCGCCTTCGAGCAGCACCTCGGCGACCCGGGCTTCCTCGTCGCGGAGGAGCGCGCTGGCGTCGCGGGCTTCGTCGTCGCGGACACCATCCCGAACCACGGCCGCCCGCTCGGCCACGTGAAGGACATCGCCGTCCACCCGGACGCTCGCGGGCAGGGAATCGGGCGCTCGCTCCTCTCGCACGCGCTCAGTGTGCTGAACGCGCAGGGCGTCCGGAGCGCGAAACTCGAAGTCCGGCGCTCGAACGAGCCCGCCATCTCGCTCTACCGGACGTTCGACTTCGAGTACCTCCGCACGCTCCCGCGCTATTACTCGGACGGCGAGGACGCCTTCGTGATGATCGCGCGCCTCTGA
- a CDS encoding aconitate hydratase has protein sequence MGQTLTEKILDDHLVEGELETGEEIGIEIDQVLTQDTTGTMVWLQFEALELDEVQTELAAQYCDHQTYQFDFKNTDDHRFLRSAAGTYGAYFSRPGNGICHQVHKENFAAPGKTLLGSDSHTPTPGGLGELAIGAGGLDIAVAMGGGPYYVEVPEIVNVQLEGELPEWATAKDIALEMLRRLSVKGGVGKIFEYTGEGAESLTIPERTTITNLGTELGATSSIFETDEKTKDWLSRIGREDEYVELQADEDADYADTVTIDLSDLEPLIATPSMPDNVVPVREVAGEDVEQVMVGSCTNGAYEDILPAAKMVEDREVAKHTEMIVAPGSKQASEMLAREGWTAEMMAAGVNFSEATCGACIGIGHVPASDSVSLRTFNRNFEGRSGIEDDSVYLCSPEVAAAAAIKGEIVDPRDLADELGDLEAPGLTMGDSYSPGMGQDDPDIIAPEEAIDDDLIKGPNIGDVPLKDPLDAHLEGEALLKMEDNITTDHIIPATSDILKFRSNVPKLSEFTLSRVDDTFAERAKQSDGGFLVAGENYGQGSSREHAALCPMYLGIEGVLAQSFARIHKANLFNFGLLPLTIDEETYAKIEQGDDIEIVDDVEEAVKSGQEEFTVRVNDDWEATGYLDASERERRILAAGGKLSLTKQQYGEGDSGATPADD, from the coding sequence ATGGGACAAACGCTGACGGAGAAAATCCTCGACGACCACCTCGTTGAGGGTGAACTCGAAACCGGCGAGGAAATCGGGATCGAGATCGACCAGGTCCTCACGCAGGACACCACGGGGACGATGGTCTGGCTGCAGTTCGAGGCGCTCGAGCTCGACGAAGTGCAGACAGAGCTCGCCGCGCAGTACTGCGACCACCAGACCTATCAGTTCGACTTCAAGAACACGGACGACCACCGCTTCCTCCGCTCCGCGGCGGGAACGTACGGGGCGTACTTCTCCCGGCCCGGGAACGGCATCTGCCACCAGGTCCACAAGGAGAACTTCGCCGCGCCCGGCAAGACCCTCCTCGGGTCCGACAGCCACACGCCGACGCCCGGCGGCCTCGGTGAACTCGCCATCGGCGCGGGTGGCCTCGACATCGCCGTCGCGATGGGCGGCGGCCCCTACTACGTCGAGGTGCCGGAGATCGTCAACGTCCAGCTCGAGGGTGAGCTCCCCGAGTGGGCCACCGCGAAGGACATCGCGCTCGAGATGCTCCGTCGCCTCTCCGTGAAGGGCGGCGTCGGCAAGATCTTCGAGTACACGGGCGAGGGCGCGGAATCCCTCACCATCCCCGAGCGCACCACCATCACGAACCTCGGCACCGAACTCGGCGCCACGTCCTCCATCTTCGAGACGGACGAGAAGACGAAGGACTGGCTCTCCCGCATCGGTCGCGAGGACGAGTACGTCGAGCTGCAGGCCGACGAGGACGCCGACTACGCGGACACGGTCACCATCGACCTCTCCGACCTCGAGCCGCTCATCGCGACGCCCTCCATGCCCGACAACGTCGTCCCGGTCCGCGAAGTCGCGGGCGAGGACGTCGAGCAGGTCATGGTCGGCTCCTGTACGAACGGCGCCTACGAGGACATCCTCCCGGCCGCGAAGATGGTCGAGGACCGCGAGGTCGCCAAGCACACCGAGATGATCGTCGCGCCCGGCTCCAAGCAGGCCTCCGAGATGCTCGCCCGCGAGGGCTGGACGGCCGAGATGATGGCCGCCGGCGTCAACTTCTCCGAGGCGACCTGTGGTGCCTGTATCGGCATCGGTCACGTGCCGGCCTCCGACTCCGTCAGCCTCCGGACGTTCAACCGCAACTTCGAGGGCCGCTCCGGTATCGAGGACGACTCCGTCTACCTCTGCTCCCCGGAGGTCGCGGCCGCTGCCGCGATCAAGGGCGAAATCGTCGACCCGCGCGACCTCGCCGACGAACTCGGCGACCTCGAGGCGCCCGGCCTCACGATGGGCGACTCCTACAGCCCCGGCATGGGGCAGGACGACCCCGACATCATCGCGCCCGAGGAAGCCATCGACGACGACCTCATCAAGGGCCCGAACATCGGCGACGTCCCGCTGAAGGACCCGCTCGACGCCCACCTCGAAGGTGAAGCCCTCCTGAAGATGGAGGACAACATCACCACCGATCACATCATCCCGGCGACGTCGGACATCCTGAAGTTCCGCTCCAACGTCCCGAAGCTCTCCGAGTTCACGCTCTCGCGCGTCGACGACACGTTCGCCGAGCGCGCGAAGCAGTCCGACGGGGGCTTCCTCGTCGCCGGCGAGAACTACGGTCAGGGCTCCTCGCGTGAGCACGCCGCCCTCTGTCCGATGTACCTCGGCATCGAGGGCGTCCTCGCGCAGTCCTTCGCCCGCATTCACAAGGCGAACCTGTTCAACTTCGGCCTCCTCCCGCTCACCATCGACGAGGAGACCTACGCGAAGATCGAACAGGGCGACGACATCGAGATCGTCGACGACGTCGAGGAGGCCGTCAAGTCCGGCCAGGAGGAGTTCACGGTCCGCGTGAACGACGACTGGGAGGCCACGGGCTACCTCGACGCCTCCGAGCGCGAGCGTCGTATCCTCGCGGCCGGTGGCAAGCTCTCGCTCACGAAGCAGCAGTACGGCGAGGGCGACTCCGGCGCGACGCCCGCCGACGACTAA